TAAACAAAAAAACACTTAATTAAACCACATAATAATATAATTGAAATTTACATAAATATCAATGGGTTTTTTATCCTTTCCTTCTTACTTTCAATTAAGTGTCAAAATATATAGTTCATATTATTTTTTATTAAATAATTAGGGAAGAAAGTCCAAAAATATAGATTTTTTTATCTTTGTATTTTTGTATATAAATCATAATAATATTAATAATCAAGTAGGCATTATAATGAAATTCATACTTTCACTTTGGGATAAAAACAAATTGACAATATAATGCAAGAATAATAGATTTACTGAGAATATGACGTTAAAAACAAGGACTTTAAGTCTTAAAGCAAGTAATATTTTTACGCCAAAGAAGCTAAAGCTTTCTCTTATTTTAAGAAAAGGTATTCTTGGGCTAACTTAAATATTGCCGAAAGAATAAGCTTCCGGCAATATTCTTTTTTAGGAATATAATGAATCATGAAATCTGTTTGGGATATATATATGAAAAAATTTGTAAAATAATTAATTCATATTATTTATAGGATGGCTTTTGTATAGGATTAATAAATGATAAATTCCCTCTAGGCCTTTTCCCGAATCCTCAGCTTTAATCTATACTGTTTCCTTGTACAGCCTTTATGAAACAAAATGTCATATCTCATTATTTCTATCACTCATATTCAATTTATCTCCCTTTTTTAGGGCCTGTAAACTTAAAACGGCCTTCTTCCTTTGATAAAATATCATAAAATGAATCTGCCCATCCATGTTTTCAGCAATTTGCTATTTCCCCCAAATTTATATTGGTTTATTTTACTAAAATTAAAATGCATATTTATTCCTTTTTGGCTCAAATTGCAAAATGGCCAAAGTTTTTTATTGTTGAGATAAATTTTTGAGCTCTTCGTCAATAATCTTTTTATCAATTCGTTCAAATAAAATAGCAGGCTCGGGTATTTGCAGCTGAGAATTAATTCTTTTAGGCTGCCAGCTAAAATCAATATTAAGCCACTGCCTTACCTTTTCTGATGAAAAGGGAAGGAAAGGCTCAAGGAGCACTGAAAGATTCGCAATCATCTGGACACAGTTTAATAGGGTCTCATTGCATTTTTCAATATTTGTACTGCGGCTTTCCCATGGCTTTTGGGTATCAAAATACTTGTTTCCGTAACGGACAAATTCAAAAATTACATCTATGGCCTCTTTTAGGCTTCCTTTTTCAATCAGGCTTCCCACGCGGGGATAAATCTCATTAATATTCTTTTCTATTTCTTTATCTATATTTCCTTCGGGAACTATTCCGCCAAAATACCGATATATAAATGCCAAGGTACGGTTAATAAAGTTTCCGTAGGCTCCCAATAATTCTCCATTATGAGTATTAATAAATTCTCTCCATGAAAAGTCCGTGTCCCTTTTTTCGGGCCCGTTTGAAATCAGAAAATAACGGATAGAATCGGGATTATATCGATCGACAATATCCTTAATCCATATGGCGTAATTTTGGCTTGTGGAAATCTTTCTGCCTTCAAGGGTCAGATATTCGCTTGAAATCATATCATCGGGAAGCTTCCATTTACCGCCTTCGGCAATCATAAGGGCAGGCAGAATAATACTATGGAAGGGGATATTATCCTTTCCATGTACGTAATAATGCCTGCTGTCTTCCTTCCATAAATCAAGATAGTCTTCTCCTCGTTCTTCGGCGACAGCTTTACTCATGGATAAATATCCGAGAACATTTTCTGCCCAGATATAAATCTTTTTATTCTCGTAGCCTTCTTTTGGAACATCAATTCCCCAATCTAAATCCCTCGTTACGGCTCTATCCCTTAGGCCTTCGTCAA
This is a stretch of genomic DNA from Anaeropeptidivorans aminofermentans. It encodes these proteins:
- the metG gene encoding methionine--tRNA ligase codes for the protein MKVLIGSAWPYANGPLHIGHLAALLPADVIARYYRAKGDSVYLVSGSDCHGTPVAIRAKEEKKSPEAISNYYHDEFCYCFDKIGFQYDRYGKTSSEEHKEFVQDFHKAMYEGDYIYEKEAPQAFCNQCGNILADRFVIGKCPECGEKARGDQCDACGTVLEPENLLEPHCSVCGSMPEFRPTKHLFIAISKMEKELRDYLKGRSHWRKNAVSFTKRYIDEGLRDRAVTRDLDWGIDVPKEGYENKKIYIWAENVLGYLSMSKAVAEERGEDYLDLWKEDSRHYYVHGKDNIPFHSIILPALMIAEGGKWKLPDDMISSEYLTLEGRKISTSQNYAIWIKDIVDRYNPDSIRYFLISNGPEKRDTDFSWREFINTHNGELLGAYGNFINRTLAFIYRYFGGIVPEGNIDKEIEKNINEIYPRVGSLIEKGSLKEAIDVIFEFVRYGNKYFDTQKPWESRSTNIEKCNETLLNCVQMIANLSVLLEPFLPFSSEKVRQWLNIDFSWQPKRINSQLQIPEPAILFERIDKKIIDEELKNLSQQ